In a single window of the Subtercola sp. PAMC28395 genome:
- a CDS encoding methionine synthase — MNRLLPTSIVGSLPKPSWLAQPEKLWSPWKLHGEELIEAKKDALGLATHEQLLSGIDIVSDGEQTRQHFVTTFIEHLSGVDFENRETVRIRDRYDASVPTVVGAVTRERPVFVEDAKFLRQQTDQPIKWALPGPMTMIDTLYDGHYKSREKLAWEFAKILNEEAKELVAAGVDIIQFDEPSFNVFFDEMKDWGVAALERAAEGLSSETAVHICYGYGIKANTDWKATLGSEWRQYEESFPLLQKSTIDIVSLECQHSHVPLELIEIIRGKKVMLGAIDVASNTTETPEEVAATLRSALEFVDADKLYPSTNCGMAPLPRQVARDKMVALAAGADIIRAELGQSRVAE, encoded by the coding sequence ATGAACCGTCTGTTACCGACCTCGATCGTCGGAAGTCTGCCCAAACCCTCCTGGCTCGCACAGCCGGAGAAACTCTGGTCGCCCTGGAAGTTGCACGGCGAGGAATTGATCGAGGCCAAGAAGGATGCGCTCGGCCTGGCGACCCATGAACAGCTTCTGAGCGGCATCGACATCGTGAGCGACGGCGAACAGACTCGCCAGCATTTCGTCACCACGTTCATCGAACACCTCAGCGGTGTCGACTTCGAAAACCGCGAGACGGTCCGCATCCGCGATCGTTACGACGCGAGCGTGCCGACCGTCGTCGGTGCGGTGACCCGCGAGCGGCCCGTTTTCGTCGAAGACGCGAAGTTCTTGCGCCAGCAAACCGATCAACCCATCAAATGGGCCCTCCCTGGCCCCATGACGATGATCGACACGCTCTACGACGGTCACTACAAGAGTCGCGAGAAGCTCGCCTGGGAGTTCGCGAAGATTCTCAACGAAGAAGCGAAAGAACTCGTCGCGGCAGGGGTGGACATCATCCAGTTCGACGAGCCCTCGTTCAACGTCTTCTTCGACGAAATGAAGGATTGGGGGGTGGCGGCTCTGGAGCGGGCTGCCGAAGGCCTCAGCAGTGAAACCGCCGTGCACATCTGCTACGGCTATGGCATCAAGGCCAACACCGACTGGAAGGCGACGCTCGGGTCTGAATGGCGCCAGTACGAGGAATCGTTCCCGCTGCTACAGAAGTCGACCATCGACATCGTCTCGTTGGAGTGCCAGCACTCTCACGTTCCGCTCGAGTTGATCGAGATCATCCGGGGCAAGAAGGTCATGCTCGGCGCCATCGACGTCGCCAGCAATACGACCGAGACCCCTGAAGAAGTGGCCGCCACGCTTCGGAGCGCGCTCGAGTTCGTCGATGCCGACAAGCTGTACCCGAGCACGAACTGCGGCATGGCGCCGTTGCCCCGACAGGTTGCACGAGACAAGATGGTCGCTCTCGCTGCAGGAGCTGACATCATCCGAGCAGAACTCGGCCAGTCTCGGGTGGCCGAGTAG